The following coding sequences are from one Manis pentadactyla isolate mManPen7 chromosome 13, mManPen7.hap1, whole genome shotgun sequence window:
- the LOC130680193 gene encoding olfactory receptor 5V1-like, whose amino-acid sequence MRDNIMTGNHSISFLGSALQVYFLEALVRTEFFLLSVMACDRYVAMCFPLQYNLIMTKARCALLTAGTWAAGILNSLLHTVSTFCLSFCKSNRINQYYCDIPLLVALSCSSKFLIDMVVFVGREILGIDAFLTFISYIYIISAILKIQSVEGKHKAFSTCASHLLVVCLFYGTATFTYMQPSSGGHSTAGHSLTSCSMGLLPQC is encoded by the coding sequence ATGAGGGACAACATCATGACTGGGAATCACAGCATTTCCTTCCTGGGCTCTGCTTTGCAGGTTTATTTCCTGGAGGCCCTGGTCAGGActgaattcttccttctcagtgtcatGGCTTGTGACCGGTATGTGGCCATGTGCTTCCCGCTTCAATACAATCTCATCATGACCAAGGCTCGCTGTGCCCTGCTCACAGCTGGGACCTGGGCAGCAGGGATTCTCAATTCCCTCCTTCATACTGTTTCCACCTTCTGCCTGTCTTTCTGCAAATCCAATCGGATTAACCAGTACTACTGTGACATCCCCCTACTGGTGGCCCTCTCTTGCTCATCCAAGTTCCTGATAGACATGGTCGTGTTTGTGGGAAGAGAGATTTTGGGGATTGATGCCTTCCTGACATTTATCTCTTACATCTACATCATATCTGCCATCCTGAAGATCCAGTCTGTGGAAGGGAAGCACAAAGCCTTCTCCACATGTGCTTCCCACCTCCTGGTGGTCTGCTTGTTCTATGGCACTGCCACATTCACCTACATGCAACCCTCTTCTGGTGGACACTCTACCGCTGGACACAGCCTCACCTCATGCTCTATGGGGTTATTACCCCAATGTTAA